From Acidimicrobiia bacterium, the proteins below share one genomic window:
- a CDS encoding LLM class flavin-dependent oxidoreductase → MIRYALQALGATYEETLSWARFAESRGLAAFAIPDHYLRGGGDSASAHDALVVMAGLARETTSIELVLLVSPVTWRHPAVLAKSYASLYEMSGGRVTLGVGTGWMEREHTLFGFPFPERAERFDMLEEALGYLRAAFSDPPRAFSGKHYSFEAFDMQPRPPLRLVVGGIGPKRTPELAGRYCDELNAYPAPPEAFAAKVAVARQAATDAGRDPDALLISSSGVLTAADDEATYRKMLEARAAEMSVKVEDLEESMRMRNSPRGTWDQVREVLGGLEDAGLQRFYIQVADDDMSRVDHALERLRS, encoded by the coding sequence ATGATCCGGTACGCCCTTCAAGCCCTCGGCGCCACCTACGAGGAGACCCTCTCGTGGGCTCGGTTTGCCGAGTCGCGAGGTTTGGCCGCCTTCGCCATCCCGGACCACTATCTCCGCGGCGGGGGCGACAGCGCGTCGGCCCACGACGCCCTGGTGGTGATGGCCGGACTCGCCCGTGAGACGACTTCTATCGAACTGGTTCTGCTGGTGAGCCCGGTGACCTGGCGGCATCCGGCGGTACTGGCAAAGTCTTATGCGTCGCTCTACGAAATGTCGGGCGGAAGGGTGACTCTGGGCGTTGGCACCGGTTGGATGGAGCGGGAGCACACACTGTTCGGGTTCCCCTTCCCGGAGCGAGCCGAGCGGTTCGACATGCTTGAGGAAGCGCTGGGGTACTTGCGGGCCGCCTTTTCGGATCCGCCGAGAGCGTTCAGCGGCAAGCACTACTCCTTCGAGGCCTTCGACATGCAACCGCGTCCGCCGCTGCGGCTGGTCGTGGGCGGCATCGGCCCAAAGAGAACGCCCGAACTGGCAGGCCGGTACTGCGACGAACTGAACGCCTACCCCGCCCCTCCCGAGGCTTTTGCCGCCAAGGTGGCCGTGGCGAGGCAGGCGGCGACAGACGCGGGCCGCGATCCCGACGCACTGCTCATCTCGTCCTCGGGAGTGCTCACCGCCGCCGACGACGAGGCCACCTACCGCAAGATGCTCGAGGCGCGCGCCGCCGAGATGTCCGTGAAGGTCGAGGACCTCGAGGAGTCGATGCGGATGCGGAACTCACCGCGGGGAACCTGGGATCAGGTCCGGGAAGTGCTTGGTGGCCTGGAGGACGCGGGGTTGCAACGCTTCTACATCCAGGTGGCCGACGACGACATGAGTCGGGTGGATCACGCTCTCGAGCGTCTCCGCTCCTGA
- a CDS encoding nitrilase-related carbon-nitrogen hydrolase — protein sequence MANIVRAGLIQAAWTGDKDSMLKKHIELARKAAKDGAQVLCFQELFYGPYFCQVQDDEYFSYTEPIPDGPTTRAMQDLAKETGMVLVVPMFEVEQEGFYYNTAAVIDADGSYLGKYRKTHIPHVKGFWEKYYFRPGNMGYPIFDTAVGRIGVYICYDRHFPEGWRALGLAGAKIVFNPSATSRGLSMYLWNLEQPAAAVANEYYIGAINRVGKEPLGDNEFYGSSYFVDPRGQKVGDPASDTDDEVIVRDLDMDKIEEVRQQWAFYRDRRPDAYGPLVEA from the coding sequence GTGGCCAACATCGTGCGAGCGGGCCTGATCCAGGCCGCATGGACCGGCGACAAGGATTCGATGCTGAAGAAGCACATTGAATTGGCCCGTAAGGCTGCGAAGGACGGCGCCCAGGTCCTCTGCTTCCAGGAGCTTTTCTACGGGCCGTACTTCTGCCAGGTGCAGGACGACGAGTACTTCTCGTACACCGAACCGATCCCCGACGGCCCCACGACGAGGGCGATGCAGGACCTCGCCAAGGAGACCGGGATGGTGTTGGTGGTGCCAATGTTCGAGGTCGAGCAGGAGGGCTTCTACTACAACACCGCCGCGGTGATCGACGCCGACGGCAGCTACCTCGGCAAGTACCGCAAGACCCACATCCCCCATGTGAAGGGCTTCTGGGAGAAGTACTACTTCCGCCCCGGGAACATGGGCTACCCGATCTTCGACACCGCAGTGGGTCGGATCGGGGTCTACATCTGTTACGACCGCCACTTCCCCGAGGGATGGCGGGCACTGGGCCTGGCGGGGGCCAAGATCGTGTTCAACCCGTCTGCGACCAGCCGCGGCCTGTCGATGTACCTGTGGAACCTGGAGCAGCCGGCGGCGGCGGTGGCCAACGAGTACTACATCGGTGCCATCAACCGGGTGGGCAAAGAGCCGCTGGGCGACAACGAGTTCTACGGATCTTCATACTTCGTCGACCCCCGCGGCCAGAAGGTCGGCGACCCCGCCTCCGACACCGACGACGAAGTGATCGTCCGCGACCTCGACATGGACAAGATCGAAGAAGTTCGCCAACAGTGGGCTTTCTATCGGGACCGTCGCCCCGACGCCTACGGGCCGCTGGTGGAGGCGTGA
- a CDS encoding ABC transporter ATP-binding protein — translation MSASGRTPNALTVCSLSKAYGQQPVLTDIGFTASGGTIFTVTGTNGSGKSTLLRCIAGLASHRGSVTFRGEPIASMRQHVGYLPQSVGLPPWATVGEVVAFFARLRRVDPADSPLPAGFVPDSDRPIKVLSGGQRQRVALAVALLGEPSLVLLDEPFANLDDQGRAVLTVVLRAAADDGRTVVIATPTESDLGGLDQTVIKIVGGRIAGAKPDHPTGCDFNGKAPAAAASQVSR, via the coding sequence ATGAGCGCTTCCGGTCGGACCCCCAACGCCCTCACGGTCTGCAGTCTGAGCAAGGCCTACGGCCAACAGCCGGTGCTGACCGACATTGGGTTTACCGCGTCGGGGGGCACGATCTTCACGGTGACAGGCACCAACGGATCCGGCAAGAGCACACTGCTGCGCTGTATCGCCGGTCTGGCATCACACCGCGGCAGCGTCACTTTTCGGGGAGAACCGATCGCATCGATGCGCCAGCACGTCGGCTACCTGCCACAGAGCGTGGGGCTCCCCCCATGGGCAACCGTCGGTGAGGTGGTGGCCTTCTTCGCCCGGCTGCGGAGAGTGGACCCGGCCGACTCACCCCTTCCCGCGGGCTTCGTTCCCGACTCCGATCGCCCGATCAAAGTGCTCTCGGGAGGGCAACGCCAAAGAGTTGCACTCGCCGTGGCCCTTCTCGGGGAGCCGTCGCTCGTTCTCCTCGACGAGCCGTTCGCCAATCTCGACGACCAGGGGCGCGCCGTTCTCACCGTCGTGCTCCGTGCCGCCGCAGACGATGGGCGAACTGTCGTGATAGCCACCCCGACCGAGTCCGACCTGGGAGGACTCGACCAAACCGTGATCAAGATCGTCGGAGGACGGATCGCGGGGGCGAAGCCAGATCACCCAACCGGATGTGACTTCAACGGCAAGGCCCCGGCGGCGGCGGCGAGTCAGGTGAGCCGATGA
- a CDS encoding ABC transporter permease subunit, with protein sequence MTSRMLDIRAIASWEMRGAARTRWVLGAAVLHGAGAIALTLVGLRSLRDLGLSGVGAAIDGLVALGLLLPPLIGLLLGAASMAGGREQGTLTLVAAQPIRRSSIPVGIIAGLTTTVSVAVLVGLGVAAVLIAPVVTGADLAGFGVATMATLAAATVGVTVGVLISALSTSRSQATAIAAAVWFAAALGIDLLLAAVGPGLRLGPVGFLWAVLLNPLEAIRILALLATDSSSLGPFGVYMFDRFGTAGTAAIIGGALALWITVPALIAGWVFKRRDV encoded by the coding sequence ATGACGTCGCGCATGCTCGACATCCGTGCGATTGCATCATGGGAGATGCGAGGCGCCGCACGCACCCGCTGGGTGCTCGGCGCCGCCGTGCTCCACGGTGCCGGAGCAATCGCCCTGACTCTGGTCGGGCTGCGATCCCTGCGGGACCTGGGCCTGAGCGGAGTGGGGGCGGCGATCGATGGACTGGTGGCGCTTGGTCTCCTCCTCCCACCGCTGATCGGCCTTCTCCTCGGGGCGGCGTCGATGGCAGGTGGACGCGAGCAGGGAACCCTCACCCTCGTCGCCGCGCAGCCGATTCGCCGATCGAGCATCCCGGTCGGGATCATCGCCGGGCTCACCACGACGGTCTCGGTCGCCGTCCTGGTCGGACTCGGCGTCGCGGCCGTGCTCATCGCCCCGGTGGTCACCGGAGCCGACCTCGCCGGCTTCGGAGTCGCCACCATGGCCACTCTCGCCGCCGCCACCGTCGGCGTGACGGTCGGCGTCCTCATCTCGGCGCTCTCGACGAGCCGGAGCCAGGCTACGGCTATCGCCGCAGCCGTCTGGTTCGCTGCGGCACTTGGCATCGATCTACTGCTCGCCGCGGTAGGGCCAGGACTCCGCCTGGGTCCCGTCGGGTTCCTGTGGGCGGTGCTACTGAATCCCCTCGAGGCGATTCGGATCCTCGCTCTACTGGCAACCGACTCGAGTTCCCTCGGACCATTCGGCGTCTACATGTTCGACCGGTTCGGCACCGCCGGGACCGCGGCCATAATCGGCGGTGCCCTGGCGCTCTGGATCACCGTCCCCGCGCTTATCGCGGGATGGGTGTTCAAGCGCCGTGATGTGTGA
- a CDS encoding Rrf2 family transcriptional regulator: MQLKLGKRADYAIRAVLSLARHVEANSLTKSRDIAAEMDIPAKYLPQVLATLVRAGLVNSVPGPDGGYRLTKAPEEVTLLDVIEGVEGPLRSAECILRGGPCHWETACALHEPWAKAKEAMLTNLASTNFGDLAAADSTLATRYRSS; this comes from the coding sequence ATGCAACTGAAGCTCGGAAAGCGAGCCGACTACGCGATCCGAGCCGTCCTCAGTCTGGCGCGCCATGTCGAGGCAAACTCGCTCACCAAGTCGCGTGATATCGCAGCGGAGATGGACATCCCGGCCAAGTACCTGCCGCAAGTGCTGGCGACCCTGGTGCGCGCCGGGTTGGTGAACTCGGTGCCTGGACCCGACGGTGGCTATCGGCTCACAAAGGCACCCGAGGAGGTGACCCTCCTGGACGTGATCGAGGGAGTCGAGGGACCCCTCCGGTCGGCTGAGTGCATCCTGCGCGGCGGGCCGTGTCACTGGGAGACGGCGTGTGCGTTGCACGAACCCTGGGCAAAAGCCAAGGAGGCCATGCTCACCAACCTCGCCTCGACCAACTTCGGCGACCTTGCCGCCGCCGACTCGACGCTCGCAACCCGGTACCGCAGTAGCTGA
- a CDS encoding deoxyribodipyrimidine photo-lyase — MTPREASPTIVWYRRDLRIADNAALSSAIDTGRPVIPVFIWAREEDAPWQPGVASRWWLHHSLKSLAVDLGTRGSRLVIRQADDSLDELRRIIAETGADTVMWNRLYEPSRADGDRRVADALRRDGLEVVSFEGALLFEPSEVLNRAGAPFQVFTPFWKHCLTRDEPPSPIPAPAAVPPPSNWPWSAPLADLGLIAPDDHQFSDHWVPGESAGWNSLDAFLGGPIERYGDDRDRPDLAGTSRLSPHLHFGEITARQLWHVLGDRRGTSADKFLSEVGWREFAHQLLHHFPHTADQPLRPEFTRFPWRTDPEHLEAWHTGQTGYPLVDAGMRQLRATGWMHNRVRMVVASFLVKHLRIHWLEGARWFWDTLVDADLANNTFGWQWTAGSGADAAPYLRVFNPTLQGERFDPDGGYIRRWVPELSGIPQQHLYQPWRRPPASSLEYPDPIVDHADARTEALLAFEALRRASP, encoded by the coding sequence GTGACTCCACGAGAGGCCTCCCCCACCATCGTCTGGTACCGGCGTGACCTCCGTATCGCCGACAATGCGGCCCTGTCGTCTGCGATCGACACCGGGCGGCCCGTGATCCCGGTATTCATATGGGCACGCGAGGAGGATGCTCCGTGGCAACCGGGCGTCGCCTCACGCTGGTGGTTGCACCACTCGTTGAAGTCGCTCGCCGTTGACCTCGGTACCCGCGGGTCACGGCTGGTCATCCGGCAGGCCGACGACAGCCTCGACGAGCTGCGCCGGATCATCGCCGAAACCGGGGCGGACACGGTGATGTGGAATCGCCTCTACGAGCCTTCCCGCGCCGACGGTGACCGTCGTGTCGCCGATGCCCTCAGACGTGACGGGCTCGAGGTGGTCTCGTTCGAGGGTGCCCTACTCTTCGAGCCATCCGAGGTCCTCAATCGAGCGGGAGCCCCTTTCCAGGTGTTCACCCCGTTCTGGAAGCACTGCTTGACGCGGGACGAGCCTCCCTCCCCAATTCCCGCGCCGGCCGCGGTGCCGCCGCCATCCAATTGGCCCTGGTCCGCCCCACTCGCCGACCTGGGCCTGATCGCCCCGGATGACCACCAATTCTCCGATCACTGGGTACCCGGAGAATCCGCCGGGTGGAACTCGCTCGACGCCTTCCTTGGGGGGCCGATCGAGCGCTACGGCGACGATCGGGATCGCCCCGACCTGGCGGGCACCTCCCGCCTCTCGCCTCACCTTCACTTCGGAGAGATCACCGCCCGCCAGTTGTGGCATGTCCTTGGCGATCGTCGGGGCACCAGCGCCGACAAATTCCTCTCCGAAGTCGGCTGGCGCGAGTTCGCCCATCAACTTCTCCATCACTTCCCGCACACCGCCGACCAGCCCTTGCGGCCAGAGTTCACCCGCTTTCCGTGGCGCACCGACCCCGAGCACCTCGAGGCATGGCACACCGGGCAGACCGGGTATCCCCTCGTCGATGCCGGGATGCGCCAACTGCGGGCCACCGGGTGGATGCACAACCGGGTGCGGATGGTGGTGGCGTCGTTCCTGGTCAAGCATCTTCGGATCCACTGGCTGGAGGGGGCCCGGTGGTTCTGGGACACACTGGTGGACGCCGACCTCGCCAACAACACCTTCGGGTGGCAGTGGACAGCCGGCAGCGGGGCAGATGCGGCGCCCTACCTTCGGGTCTTCAACCCAACCCTGCAGGGCGAGCGGTTCGACCCCGACGGGGGCTACATACGCCGCTGGGTGCCCGAGTTGAGCGGGATACCACAGCAGCACCTCTATCAACCGTGGAGGCGGCCACCTGCATCGAGCCTCGAGTACCCCGATCCCATCGTTGACCACGCCGACGCCCGCACCGAGGCGCTTCTCGCCTTCGAAGCTCTGAGGCGGGCCAGTCCATGA
- the dnaB gene encoding replicative DNA helicase — MTTQLDRRTPQGVAPPHNIEAEESVLGAVMLSADAANVALESLRSEDFYKPAHQTIWEAITALFDGNEPIDPITVSDWLRRNESLDRVGGIGAITRLMEGVPSTSNVDYYAGIVDETSVRRRLLRAGGEVGTFALRGDIPIEQALDSAEAEVFAVADRKMGEGLEPVGPMLKAALEKIEALGDAGGAVTGTPTGFHELDQILAGLHPENLVVVAARPGMGKSTLAINIAANIADHKKPVALFTLEMSREEVVHRLLASLAGVDASKIKTGQLDVDRWRKLSQASSKLYEMPFYVDDSHDLTVTSIRAKCRRLKRKGGLELVVVDYLQLMQGPRAAENRQQEIADISRSLKNLARELKVPVIAVSQLNRQLESRENKRPRLGDLRESGAIEQDADVVLFIYRDDYYDANNPENAGIAEVEIAKHRAGARGTIKLAFAAEFNRFANLARREDPM, encoded by the coding sequence ATGACCACCCAACTCGACCGCAGAACCCCCCAGGGGGTGGCACCGCCTCACAACATCGAGGCGGAGGAGTCGGTCCTCGGCGCGGTCATGCTGTCCGCCGACGCCGCCAACGTGGCACTCGAGTCCCTGCGGTCCGAGGACTTCTACAAGCCGGCGCACCAGACGATCTGGGAAGCGATCACCGCCCTGTTCGACGGCAACGAGCCGATCGATCCGATCACCGTCTCCGACTGGTTGCGCCGCAACGAGTCGTTGGATCGGGTGGGGGGCATCGGGGCGATCACCCGGCTGATGGAGGGGGTCCCCTCCACCTCGAACGTCGACTACTACGCCGGGATCGTCGACGAGACCTCGGTGCGGCGCCGCCTGTTGCGCGCCGGCGGCGAGGTGGGGACGTTCGCCCTCCGCGGTGACATTCCCATCGAGCAGGCACTCGACTCCGCCGAGGCCGAGGTGTTCGCCGTCGCCGACCGGAAGATGGGGGAGGGCCTCGAACCGGTCGGCCCGATGCTCAAGGCCGCCCTCGAGAAGATCGAGGCGCTCGGCGACGCCGGGGGTGCCGTCACCGGCACTCCTACCGGCTTTCATGAACTCGACCAGATCCTTGCCGGCCTCCATCCGGAGAACCTGGTGGTGGTGGCGGCCCGGCCCGGCATGGGCAAGAGCACGCTGGCGATCAACATCGCCGCCAACATCGCCGACCACAAGAAGCCGGTCGCCCTCTTCACCCTGGAGATGAGCCGCGAAGAGGTGGTCCATCGCCTTCTGGCCTCACTGGCCGGGGTGGACGCCTCGAAGATCAAGACCGGCCAGCTCGACGTCGACCGGTGGCGCAAGCTGAGCCAGGCATCATCGAAGCTGTACGAGATGCCGTTCTATGTGGACGACTCTCACGACCTCACCGTCACCTCGATCCGGGCCAAGTGCCGCCGCCTCAAGCGTAAGGGCGGCCTCGAGCTGGTGGTCGTGGATTACCTGCAGCTGATGCAAGGCCCCCGGGCGGCCGAGAACCGCCAGCAGGAGATCGCCGACATCAGCCGCTCGCTCAAGAACCTGGCCCGAGAGCTGAAGGTTCCGGTCATCGCCGTCTCGCAGCTCAACCGGCAGTTGGAGTCGAGGGAGAACAAGCGCCCCCGCCTCGGCGACCTCCGCGAGTCGGGTGCCATCGAGCAGGACGCCGACGTCGTGCTGTTCATCTATCGCGACGATTACTACGACGCCAACAACCCCGAGAACGCCGGCATCGCCGAAGTCGAGATCGCCAAGCACCGTGCCGGTGCCCGGGGAACCATCAAGCTGGCGTTCGCCGCCGAATTCAACCGCTTCGCCAACCTGGCGCGCCGCGAAGACCCGATGTAG
- a CDS encoding NosD domain-containing protein, translating into MNSAGALVDGSTVAGGGEQGSISGPPPPVDRAHWALGTLAALLVVASVFLPIWRSNLDAPQYPNGLHFLAYGNRVEGDLAEIDSLNHYVGMRPFRTDDLPEMALWPLGIAAALAAVVVATVARRRRLLARLARLYLWVLPISILAVIQVRLYQFGHDLDPAAAFRMDGFTPLVIGRTKIWNFTAFSRPGSAILCMLTAAAALSFGPRVVRRRKGRGTRAFPTLLAVILAVGALAPTARANDDWIDLESLIAAVPEGGTLILSDQTYRGNVTIDRRLTIEGEGMPLVQGNGSGTVITITATGTVLRGLRVAGSGPGPSGSPAGIRVEADDVHIEGVTVEDSYVGIAVHGAARVHLVGNHVIGRSGGVVGEDHALGGDETLGGGRGDGLSLWDVDGALIRGNVIERVRDGVFVSFGSGALIDGNELRHNRYGVHSMFAAHLTLVENLIEGNLSAAVLMYGGPALVLRNRLTDSGSASTGFGLLLKDVADVQVVENVITRNRTGLHIDGPAGGEEPIRITANTVIRNQIGVALYPASTAVFLANSFVGNVVQVLQQGRGASDGVAWHDRGHGNHWGTYRGYDNGRGKGATPHVEGSSVERLLVRAPVLLPLASSPAFRMIRAVEERWALQRPVLVDPLPLIRPISPSPDSPPPEARAGLFLGGTGASAALLAAMALISLAKRPRLTRARR; encoded by the coding sequence ATGAATTCCGCTGGCGCCCTGGTCGACGGGTCCACCGTGGCGGGGGGCGGGGAGCAAGGCTCCATCTCCGGGCCCCCGCCACCCGTCGACCGGGCCCATTGGGCACTCGGGACCCTGGCTGCGCTTCTCGTGGTCGCCTCGGTGTTCCTTCCGATCTGGCGCTCCAACCTGGACGCTCCGCAGTACCCGAACGGACTCCACTTCCTCGCCTATGGCAACAGGGTCGAAGGGGATCTCGCCGAGATCGACAGCCTCAACCACTACGTCGGGATGCGGCCCTTCCGCACCGACGACCTGCCCGAGATGGCCCTGTGGCCCCTTGGAATCGCCGCCGCTCTCGCCGCGGTCGTGGTTGCCACCGTGGCCCGCCGGCGCCGGCTCCTGGCGCGCCTCGCCCGCCTCTACCTCTGGGTGCTGCCCATTTCGATCCTTGCCGTGATCCAGGTGCGCCTCTACCAGTTCGGGCACGATCTCGACCCGGCAGCGGCGTTCCGTATGGATGGGTTCACACCGCTGGTGATCGGCCGCACCAAGATATGGAACTTCACGGCGTTCTCGCGGCCCGGTTCGGCGATCCTGTGCATGCTCACCGCGGCTGCCGCGCTGTCGTTCGGGCCGCGCGTCGTGAGGAGGCGCAAAGGTCGAGGCACCCGCGCTTTTCCCACCCTGCTGGCGGTGATTCTCGCCGTCGGGGCGCTCGCCCCGACGGCGAGAGCGAACGACGACTGGATCGACCTCGAGTCACTCATCGCCGCCGTACCCGAAGGGGGCACCCTCATCCTCAGCGACCAAACGTATCGCGGCAACGTGACCATCGACCGGAGATTGACCATCGAGGGCGAGGGGATGCCCCTGGTGCAGGGCAACGGGTCCGGCACCGTGATAACGATCACCGCCACGGGCACCGTATTACGCGGTCTCCGGGTGGCCGGCAGCGGGCCCGGGCCGAGCGGCAGCCCTGCCGGCATCCGGGTCGAGGCCGACGACGTTCACATCGAAGGGGTGACGGTCGAGGATTCGTATGTCGGTATCGCCGTCCACGGCGCGGCACGCGTCCACCTCGTCGGCAACCATGTCATCGGTCGGAGCGGCGGGGTGGTGGGGGAAGACCACGCCCTCGGTGGCGATGAGACCCTCGGAGGAGGCCGTGGCGACGGGCTGTCGCTATGGGACGTCGACGGCGCGTTGATCCGGGGAAATGTCATCGAGCGGGTACGCGACGGCGTCTTCGTGTCGTTCGGATCTGGCGCCCTCATCGATGGGAACGAACTGCGCCATAACCGATACGGGGTGCACTCGATGTTCGCCGCCCACCTGACCCTGGTCGAGAATCTGATCGAAGGGAACCTCTCCGCCGCCGTACTGATGTACGGGGGGCCTGCGCTCGTGTTGCGCAACCGACTCACCGACAGCGGGTCGGCGTCGACCGGATTCGGGCTTCTGCTCAAGGACGTCGCCGATGTCCAGGTGGTCGAGAACGTGATCACCCGCAACCGGACCGGTCTCCACATCGACGGCCCGGCGGGCGGTGAAGAGCCGATCCGGATCACCGCCAATACCGTCATCCGCAACCAGATCGGCGTGGCGCTGTACCCCGCTTCAACCGCAGTGTTCCTCGCCAACTCGTTCGTCGGCAACGTGGTCCAGGTGCTTCAACAGGGCCGCGGCGCCTCGGACGGCGTCGCATGGCACGATCGGGGCCACGGCAACCACTGGGGTACCTACCGCGGATACGACAACGGCCGCGGGAAAGGAGCCACCCCGCATGTCGAGGGCAGCTCAGTGGAACGACTGCTCGTACGAGCACCGGTGCTGCTGCCGCTGGCCTCGAGCCCGGCCTTCCGCATGATCCGGGCGGTCGAAGAGCGGTGGGCCCTCCAGCGCCCGGTTTTGGTCGACCCGCTACCTCTCATCCGGCCGATCTCTCCCTCGCCGGATTCGCCACCGCCCGAGGCACGGGCCGGCTTGTTCCTCGGTGGTACCGGTGCGTCTGCCGCCCTGCTCGCCGCGATGGCGCTCATCTCGCTGGCGAAACGCCCCCGACTGACCAGGGCACGCCGATGA
- a CDS encoding GNAT family N-acetyltransferase, with the protein MFSPINTARLVIRSMRPDDGFGLWERRNDPEVARYQDWITPFPRQKADQIARDCAAVDGPQVDDWWMATIELADSGEVVGDLAVHIENEGHTAEIGYTLGSAYWQQGYALEAAEALVDYLFESVGVDRVFGMLHPDNRPSAMVLERIGMLFEGHTLMSFWLDGEGSDDWIYGMLRADWEAWRSRRRTPPGEVRLVEITAENLAVVSGLRTHRSQEAFVAPMARSLAQALRPGTRDGVSIHPWLRAIEADGEIVGFSMLALVEGRDPYLWRLLIDRLHQRRGVATRAMSLLEEEAGGLGGAYLVLSFGEGRGSPGDFYRSRGYEPTGEVHGGEVELRKRV; encoded by the coding sequence GTGTTCTCTCCCATCAATACCGCTCGCCTGGTCATCCGCTCCATGCGTCCCGACGACGGCTTCGGCCTGTGGGAGCGACGCAACGATCCCGAGGTGGCCAGGTACCAGGATTGGATCACCCCATTCCCCCGCCAGAAGGCCGACCAGATCGCCCGGGACTGCGCCGCGGTTGACGGCCCCCAGGTGGACGACTGGTGGATGGCCACCATCGAACTGGCCGACTCCGGAGAGGTGGTGGGTGACCTGGCGGTCCATATCGAGAACGAGGGCCACACGGCCGAGATCGGTTACACGCTGGGCTCCGCCTACTGGCAGCAGGGATATGCGCTCGAGGCTGCGGAGGCATTGGTCGACTACCTGTTCGAGTCGGTAGGGGTGGACCGGGTGTTCGGCATGCTTCACCCCGACAACCGTCCCTCGGCGATGGTGCTCGAACGGATTGGCATGTTGTTCGAAGGCCACACCCTGATGTCGTTCTGGCTCGACGGCGAGGGCTCCGACGATTGGATCTACGGGATGCTGCGCGCGGACTGGGAGGCGTGGCGGAGCCGTCGCCGGACCCCACCGGGCGAGGTGCGGCTGGTCGAGATCACCGCGGAGAACCTTGCCGTGGTGTCGGGGCTGCGCACCCACAGGAGCCAGGAGGCCTTCGTCGCCCCGATGGCCCGGTCGTTGGCGCAGGCGCTGCGACCCGGGACCCGCGACGGCGTGTCGATTCATCCCTGGCTGCGCGCGATCGAAGCCGACGGCGAAATCGTGGGCTTCAGCATGCTGGCACTGGTCGAGGGCCGCGACCCTTATTTGTGGCGCCTGCTCATCGACCGCCTCCATCAGCGGCGGGGTGTCGCCACGCGCGCGATGAGCCTGCTGGAAGAAGAGGCGGGGGGTCTGGGTGGCGCATACCTGGTGCTCAGCTTCGGCGAGGGGCGGGGCTCACCCGGCGACTTCTACCGCTCCCGCGGCTACGAGCCGACTGGCGAGGTCCACGGCGGCGAGGTCGAGCTGCGAAAGAGGGTCTAG
- a CDS encoding Cj0069 family protein: MRIALVAPSIPETPADLASHRLAATGAALTAAGAHPELVLYDDDHAGEVRDHLMGIDGALVWVNPEEQGHDRSRLNEVLREVASSGVMVSAHPDAIDAIGTKEVVFHTRHLGWGTDTRLYESWEAMSELFPDAVRTGPRVVKRERGNGGNGVWKVELLHAAAVLVRHAARGSTPQSMALDQFVGDCAPYFENGASMIDQAYQPLLSEGMIRCYLVGDRVAGFGEQAVNALHPPPPGAPAEEAPQPGPRLYYPPDRDDLQHLRERMESEWVPLLCQARGMESSDLPVIWDADFLHGPPDEEGTPGYVLCEINVSSVYPFPDSALGPLAAETIARVAGHR, translated from the coding sequence ATGCGCATCGCCCTTGTCGCACCGAGCATCCCGGAAACCCCGGCCGACCTCGCATCGCATCGGCTGGCTGCTACCGGGGCGGCGCTGACCGCGGCCGGTGCCCACCCCGAACTCGTGCTCTACGACGACGATCACGCCGGCGAGGTGCGAGATCACCTAATGGGGATCGACGGCGCCCTGGTGTGGGTGAACCCCGAGGAACAAGGCCATGATCGGTCGCGCCTCAACGAAGTCCTTCGGGAGGTTGCCTCCTCCGGCGTGATGGTCAGTGCCCATCCCGACGCGATCGACGCGATCGGAACCAAGGAGGTGGTGTTCCACACCCGGCATCTCGGATGGGGCACCGACACCCGACTCTACGAATCGTGGGAAGCGATGAGCGAGCTGTTCCCCGATGCCGTCCGGACCGGCCCGCGGGTAGTGAAGCGGGAACGGGGCAACGGGGGCAACGGTGTCTGGAAGGTCGAACTCCTCCACGCCGCCGCGGTTCTGGTTCGCCACGCCGCCCGGGGCAGCACGCCACAGTCGATGGCCCTGGACCAATTCGTCGGCGACTGCGCCCCGTACTTCGAGAACGGGGCCTCGATGATCGATCAGGCCTACCAGCCTCTGCTCAGCGAAGGGATGATTCGCTGCTACCTGGTCGGTGATCGGGTGGCGGGATTCGGCGAGCAAGCGGTGAACGCGTTGCACCCGCCCCCTCCGGGAGCCCCCGCGGAGGAGGCCCCGCAGCCGGGTCCCCGGCTCTACTACCCGCCGGATCGGGACGACCTACAGCACCTGCGGGAGAGAATGGAGTCCGAGTGGGTGCCGCTGCTCTGCCAGGCGCGGGGGATGGAATCCTCGGATCTGCCCGTGATCTGGGACGCCGACTTCCTCCACGGACCACCCGATGAGGAGGGGACGCCGGGATACGTTCTCTGCGAGATCAATGTCAGCTCGGTGTATCCATTCCCCGACTCTGCACTCGGGCCATTGGCCGCGGAGACGATCGCCCGGGTCGCGGGGCACCGCTGA